Genomic window (Pradoshia sp. D12):
TTCCTTGCCTATGCCAAGGCTAAGGCAGGGGGTAAAGAGTATAAAGTAAATAAAAAACCCGTTAACCAGGATGTAAATATCCAAAGCTAACGGGTGTTTAAGGTATAGCGTCGTTACATTAAAATACTTTAGTTGTCCAAGATTCACAGTTCCAAACATCTGTAGCTATGTCCTGATAGAAGTCAGGTTCATGGCTGATCAGTAGAATACTTCCCTTAAAGGCCTTTAATGCGCGTTTTAATTCTTCTTTAGCATCCACATCAAGGTGGTTGGTTGGTTCATCGAGAACAAGTAAATTGTTTTCACGATTGATTAGTTTACATAAACGAACCTTCGCTTTTTCTCCACCGCTAAGTACTTCAACTTTACTTTCAATATGCTTGGTAGTAAGGCCGCACTTCGCCAGAGCAGCACGAATTTCTGCCTGATTATAGGAAGGGAACTCCTGCCAAATTTCTTCGATACAGGTATTATTGGATGTTTGTTTTACTTCTTGTTCAAAATATCCCATATACAAATGTTCGCCAAGCTCAACCTGGCCAGAGATTGGTTTAATTTCACCGAGAATACTTCTGAGCAAGGTAGTTTTTCCAATCCCATTGGCACCGACGAAAGCAATTTTTTGTCCACGCTCCATACGTAAATTTAATGGTCTGGATAGAGGCTCATTATACCCAATGACAAGATCCTTTGTTTCGAATATAAGTTTACCGGATGTACGTGCTTCGCGGAAATGGAATTCTGGTTTCGGTTTTTCTTTCGCCAGTTCAATGATATCCATTTTTTCAAGCTTTTTCTGACGGGACATGGCCATGTTTCGAGTAGATACACGAGCTTTATTACGTGCAACGAAATCCTTGAGGCCGGCAATCTCTTGTTGCTGTCTTTTATAGGCGGCTTCAAGCTGTTGCTTTTTCACCTCATACACTTTCATAAAATCATCATAATTTCCAACATAACGGGTCAATTCCTGGTTCTCCATATGATAAACAAGATTGATAACACTGTTTAAGAATGGAATATCATGTGAAATTAAAATAAAGGCATTTTCATAATTTTGAAGATAACGTTTGAGCCACTCGATATGCTGCTCGTCAAGATAGTTGGTCGGCTCATCTAAAAGTAATATATCGGGTTTTTCAAGTAATAATTTTGCGAGAAGGACTTTTGTACGCTGGCCACCGCTTAAGTCCTGAACATCGCGCTCAAGCCCAATTTCATCGAGGCCCAATCCTCTTGCTATTTCCTCAACCTTTGCATCAATGACATAAAAGTCGTTGTTAGTGAGGACGTCCTGCAGTACACCTGATTCCTCAAGTAAGACTTCTAATTCCTCAGGAGAAGCTTCCCCCATCTTAGCAAAAATTTCGTTCATTTCATTTTCCATATCAAAAAGATACTGAAATGCTGTTTTCAGTACATCGCGTATGGTCATACCTTTTTCAAGAACAGCATGCTGGTCAAGGTAACCAGTACGAACTTTCTTAGACCATTCAACTTTCCCCTCATCAGGCTCCAGCTGTCCGGTTACAATATTCATAAATGTAGACTTTCCTTCCCCATTTGCTCCGACAAGGCCAATATGTTCGCCTTTTAATAAGCGGAAGGAAACTTTGTTAAAAATGGCTCGGTCACCAAAGCCATGGCTTAAATCTTTAACGGATAATATCATTTATCTATACTCCTGCCTCTTAATTGTTTGTAATTAATGGGTCTATACGCATTTAATAGTACAATATTTCACGATAAAAGCATAGATAATCAATTGATTAACAGTAATTGTAAAATTAATGGGTTCATACTTAGAAGGGTCAGTATTTACGAATGCTCACATAAGTTGTATGATGTTTAATGCAACAATTAGAATAATTCGAAAATAGCGAAAAGAGGGTAAGAGAGTATGAAAAAGGGATTGTGGTTATGCAGTATTATGGCCTTGATGCTTGTTATCGTCATGGGTTGTTCATCAAAAGAAGAGACAAAAGAGGAAGTGGGCACTAAAGAATCAGCGGATGTAAAAAGTGACTTATTAGATTTCTATCTTTCCATAGTGAATGTGATTAATGGAAGTGATCGTGATTTAAATACCTATGAGGGAGCAGAGAATCCTTCTGTCTTAACAGAGGAAGATAAACAAAAAGCTGCTGCTTCAGCAAATTCTGTTGTGGATGCTTTGGAAGATGTGAAAGTTCCTGATAGTTTAGAAAAATATAGCAAGGATTTTGAAAAGGCTATAAAGACTATTTCTGATTCATATAGAGAAAAAGGAATTCAATTGTCCGGTACAGCTGAACCCAATATGGATAAAGTAAATGAGCACTTTAATGCTGGAAGTGAAAAAGTTAACGATATTTTTAAAGCAGAGGATCTTATCGCGCCTAATTTAGCTGCTGAAGTAAATGGTTAATAAACGCAGGCACCCAGTCGATTGTTTAATCGGTTGTTTTTTTGATTCGCTTGGGAGTGAAAATTCCCAAGCGAATCAGTTTATTTCCTGGATTTAGCGCGTGCATCAGCTGCTTTTGATCTGGCTTGTGCAACGAGATCATCATGATCAGCTAATGCCTCA
Coding sequences:
- a CDS encoding ABC-F family ATP-binding cassette domain-containing protein, which codes for MILSVKDLSHGFGDRAIFNKVSFRLLKGEHIGLVGANGEGKSTFMNIVTGQLEPDEGKVEWSKKVRTGYLDQHAVLEKGMTIRDVLKTAFQYLFDMENEMNEIFAKMGEASPEELEVLLEESGVLQDVLTNNDFYVIDAKVEEIARGLGLDEIGLERDVQDLSGGQRTKVLLAKLLLEKPDILLLDEPTNYLDEQHIEWLKRYLQNYENAFILISHDIPFLNSVINLVYHMENQELTRYVGNYDDFMKVYEVKKQQLEAAYKRQQQEIAGLKDFVARNKARVSTRNMAMSRQKKLEKMDIIELAKEKPKPEFHFREARTSGKLIFETKDLVIGYNEPLSRPLNLRMERGQKIAFVGANGIGKTTLLRSILGEIKPISGQVELGEHLYMGYFEQEVKQTSNNTCIEEIWQEFPSYNQAEIRAALAKCGLTTKHIESKVEVLSGGEKAKVRLCKLINRENNLLVLDEPTNHLDVDAKEELKRALKAFKGSILLISHEPDFYQDIATDVWNCESWTTKVF